The sequence below is a genomic window from Saccopteryx leptura isolate mSacLep1 chromosome 3, mSacLep1_pri_phased_curated, whole genome shotgun sequence.
ctgcttctccacccctccccctctccttcctctctgtctctctcttcccctcccgcagccgaggctccattggaacaaagatggcctgggcgctggggttggcgGGTTGGCTGCTtggcggcagagcaacgcccggaggggcagagcatcgccccctggtgggcagagcgtcgccccctggtgggcgtgccggatggatcccggtcgggcacatgcgggagtctgtctgtctctccccgtttctagcttcagaaaaatacaaaaaaaaccccacaaaacacaaaaaaacccttctTCCCCTGCTTCTGGTGCCCTCCTCACCTCCAGCCAACAGTCCAGCCAGACCAGACAAACCTATATGTGGCTCCTGAGACACACCAACCCCTTTCATCTTCACAGAGGCTGTTCCCTTTTCTCACCCAGTAAACTCCtatgcatgtatgcatgcttCAGAACCCTGCTCCAGTGGCTTCTCTGTGACCGCCAACAATGTTCTCTCACTCTCCTATAGGCTTCTTTACCTAACTCTGCACCTCCTTCTGTCTCAAACCTGAGCATACTATGTCCAGGCTGGGGTTCTTCAAGGCCAGAGGATGATTTATATCCCCAAGAGATACACATACTTCCCATTCTGTTCTCACTCCCTAAACAGAAATGGCCCCCATGCTGGAAACAGACACACATGCTCAAGAAACATCATCCATACCCCCACACAACAGCCACAGATAAATTACACATAAAACATAAATTAGATCATGCCCTTCCCCTGTTCAAAACCCCTGCATGGCTCCGCAGAGTCCCAGGTTAAAGACCAAGCTCTGCAGCCTGCAAAGGAAAGTCCTGTTGTACCTCTGTCCTTTGCCCAAGACCTCCTCTGGAGGACCCCCACCTCTCCTTGGAGGCCAGCTCCTATATTCCCTGCCAAGGGAAGCCTTCCTGGAACTCTCTGTCCACTGACTGCCTTTGGACTTGTCTTCCACCTCCCTACTGCCCTCAGGACacaggtgaaaaataaaaaaggcctgCATCCTGTCTCCCCtcaattctgtagcttttggctcATGGTTTATCTTCTTGTATTCTGTGTTCTAGCACACTGCATTTTTACTTCTTCAAAAGCACCATACCCTCCTGAATCCAGGCTTTTGTATGGGCTGTTCTACTTGCCTAGAATGCCCTTTTGCTCCCTCCTACACAAGTCTCTGGTCACAGGTATTGTCCAGGCTAAGTCACATGTTTCCCACCCCTTGGGGCTGAGTTTGTTTCCCCTACTGGACTTGGAGCCCATGAGAGTAGGGCTGGGGCCCTTATACAGGCTGTTTCCTCTTTTTGGActgctctttctcctcctcctcctggctgATTCCTATTGGTCCTTTAGGTCTCAGCTCAGACATCTCCTCCAGGAGGCCCACCCTGTTCTCCCAGGTCCCCAGGTCAGGCACCTCCTCTGGGATCCCTCACACCTGTGTGGTTCTTCCATCACAGTACCCACCACTCAGAACTGTCACTGTCTATTAATGTGTTTGTCTGCTCCACTGGATCCCATCGTCATCATCAAGGAGCTAGGACTGCCTTGGTCTCTGCTATGTCCCAGAAGCAAATATAATATCTGGCACATGAATGACTGGAAAATGCTTTAAATTAAGTAccttaaaaataacaacagtagccctggctccattggttggagcatcatccagaagcacagaggttgccagttcgatccctagtcaggaaaCATATAGGAAcatatcaatgttcctgtctgtctgtctctctctctctctctccctcgccctctcttgctaaaatcaataaatttaaataaataaataaataaataacaacagtagcctgactaggtggtaatacagtggatagagcatcgacctgggatgctgcagacccaggtttgaaactccgaggttgcccactgggttgagcgcaggctcaccagcttgaatgcagggtcactggtttgagcgtggttagatatgaccccatggttgctggcttgagcccaaaggttgctggcttgaagctcaaggtcgctgggttgagcaaggggtcactggcttggctgtagcacCCGCCCCtcatcaaggcaggtatgagaaagcagtcaatgaacaattagagTGCTACAacaagcttctcatctctctcacttcctgtctgtacctgtctgtccctctctctcgctccaaactaaaattaaaaaaataataataataacaatagtataATCCTAATACTATGTACTTGCCAGGAATATTAAAAACCTATTCTTGGTATGACCTgttatggtgcagtggataaagtgtcaacctggaacgctgagatcgccgGCCGGAAAccgggggcttgcctggtcaaggcacattagcggttgatgcttcctgctcctgccccccttctctctctctctctctcctccttctcaaaaaagaataaataaaaatctaaaaaaataaataaaaagaattctaaaaagccTGTTCTCATTTCATTCCAACAACCCTATGAAATGGGTACTATTATACCCACTTGGGAGGAGGGGAAGCTGAACCACAGAGAAAAGAAGCCGCCTTGCCAAATTCACAAAGCTAGTAAGAACCTAGAACCCAAATTTGAAGCAAAGTGGTTCAAGTTTCTAACAATTATTTATAATACCCCTCACTGATGCTCCTAGCTTGTAACTGTCCATCTGAGGCTGGATGCAACTTTTCCCCATCGGACTTCAAGGTCTTGCAGGGCAGGACCCAGGTGGGCTGCCTTTTAGAGCAAAGGGCCTGGAACAGATCCGGGCTCTGGGAATGTGGTGAATGGATGAGTGCACAGATGAATGAATTAGCAAATGACTGGGTGTGTGACCCACACCACCACCCCACTCACCCTCGATGAGCCACTCGCAATTGCCATTGACGCTGTAGTTGCCCGCACCATCCGTCACGAAGCCGGGGGCCTCCCGCAGCACTTGCCGCTTCCCCTTGCAATCCCCTGCTTGGGCCCCAGGGAACAGCGGCCCCAGTACAGCCAAGGAAAGAGCCAGCGCCGCAGCCAGAGCCGGGCGCAGGGCCAtcgccgcctccagcactgaccCTTGCAGACAGCGCGGACGTTCTACCGATGTGAGGCCCTGAAAATGCGACCTTTATGGACAGGCCATGGCCTTGTAGAGCGGGAAGGTCCAAGAGTCGCAGTCCCAGCGAAGGGAACTGCCGCTGTTGACGGGCTCTGGAAGTCGAGGGGTGGGCCCTAGAAACCCATTATAGGCCTTGTAAATGGGGTCGCTATGGATGGGGCCGACCCCTAGAGACCGTGGGAATCTCTTATAGACGCAGGCCCCACATAGGCGGCGGACTCCATAAACGGTGTCCGGCAATTACACGGACCACTGCAGACCGAAACGGACCTTAGAGATGGGAGGGTACCCAGGGGCCAAAGGGCCCTACAGCCGGGCGAAGGCATCCATAGAGAGTGCGGGCCGGGCCAGGCCGGGCCAGGCCGGGATGGTCCGGGAGAAACTCCAGCCGGGGGCGAAACCCATCCTCAGGTGTTCGGATCTGGACAGCAAAGGATCATTCCCTTGCTCACCCACCCGCGCCTCCCTCCAGAGCTGGATAGGCCAGATCACAGAGATGAGGAGACACTCGGGCCAGAGCAGCACCGGGAAAACCGCTGGGTGGGCGAGGGGGCGGTGCTAAGCGGCCGCTGAGAGAAGACTGGGGCTGGGAGAGGAGGCGAGAAGTCTCGGAGCTGCAGGTAAGAGCGGCCCTGGGAGGACTGAGGAACACCCAACCCCACCCCTCCACAAAGGGAGATTTCCGGGAACTTCCCCGCCCATTTGTTCCAAGACGCATGCGCAGCATGACCTGAGAAGAGAGAATTGCGCATGCGCATTAATAAAATCGTAACCAAACTTGGGATGTCGCTGGCCGAGCAAAGTGTGTGCCACTGGAGGGCGCCTCTACCTCTGACTGGGGAAGAGAAGGTAAAAATAAAGGAACCGTGTAGTAAGAGGGCTAGATGATGATTCATATCTTCAGTGTTCTCAGATTCTGGGTCATCATAAAGGTTAGGTTATGCAGTCCTCTCCCGAAATGCCATTTCACAGATGGACACACTGAGGTACCGAACCTGGAACGGTTCATTCTCAGCCCCATCTCTGAACGCCATCAATGTGACAGAGGCCATCTTATAGATAAAAACGAATCTTCTTTATTTTGGCAAGAAGGGAAAAAGTCTTTCTGCCGGGGACCTGAGGGAGGGTCCCTGGGATGGAGATGGGGGTGGGCAGAGCACGGGTCCGAGGTCACAGAGATCCAAGGGAAGTTTTCAGAGTCGAGATGAGCTTCACAGTATCCGTCCTGGGAGCAGTGGCACGGGGTCGCGGAGTTGTCCTGGAGCGTCCCACAGGCAGGGTCCCGGCGATCCTCTCTGGTTCCGGGATCCGACGGGGTCAGAGGTCTCGGAGGGGGCCAGGGGGCCGGAGGTCACGGAACAGCGGGAGCCCAGAATCCGGAGCCGCTCggggcaggggctgagggaggggacgGGGAGAGCGGCTCCCGCGGGACCGTTTGGCACAAGGgtcgggggtgggggtagggggaggagcaggacacCGCGCACCCCTACCTGGGCACGCGGGGTGGGGAAGGTCGGGAAGGCCTGGGATGGCCGAGCCTGGGGCcgggatagagcaggggtccagAGCCCGGCCAGGGCCCGGCGCGCGGCCCATGGGGCAAGGGTGGACAGGGGTGTTAGACCGGGGGTGCGGTGCCCCCGGCCGTGCGCATGCTGAAGTATTCGGTGAAGCCGGTGTGCGGCGACGCCGTCTGGGGCACCAACGGCTGGTAGGGCGGCGTCGAGCCATCCCAGCTCGGGTCGGCCACCTTGGGGAACTgagcgggagggggcggggaggccgCGCCGGGCTCGGCCTTGGTCACCACGCGGCCCCTtggggccgccgccgccgccaccgccgtcTCCTCCACCTGCTTCCCGGCCTGGGAGGGGGGTCAGGGTCAGAGGCCGTCCGAGACCCACGGGGGGCAGATGCGGCCCCGAAGGCCCGTCCCTCTCCCCCAGAGGACCCTTCTCCCGAGGTGTGGACGCCTGTGTCATTCTGGGAAGGAGCGGGTGGTGGGGCGCCTTGGCAGCGGGGCCAGATACTCGAGGGGTGGCGTCGGGGTGCGCAACGCGAACTCCCGCGGCGGCGGGGGAAGCGGGGGCGAGCTGCGGAAGGCAAGCGGCGGGGGCACCGCACGTAGTGTCTGCGGGGGCGTGCGCAACAGCGCCAGGACCCAGTCTGGCAGGGTGGGCGCGGGCGCCGGGGGACGGTCACGGCGCGGCGTCGGGGCGCGAGGGGTGCGAAAGGCAGGGGGTGGGCTCAGGCGCCTGGGTGAggggggcggcggcggggccGGGAGCGGGGTCAGATACTCCAGGGGCGGCGCCAGCAGCTCCTCGGGCGCCGGGAGCGCGGGGCTTACGGAGGAGGCGGGCGGGGGGATGGAGAAGAGCTCCGTGAAGTTGGGCACCGAGTCGCTGATGAACGTCACGTTCCCATAGACGTGTTGCGGGAATGCCTTGTCCGCGGATTCGCTCCGTCCGGGGCCGGGGGCACAGGCCGAGGCAATCTGCGAGGTGCGCACGTGGTAGGGGAAGTTCTTGTTGGCCGCTGAGGGGCGCGTCATGATCTGGGCGAGGGATCAGGTACAAGTTGAAGAAGCTCTGTCGAGGGCTCAGGCTTTCTCCATAAACATGGAGTCCCAAAGATTCCCCTTTACTTGGAATGTCCCACGCTCCCATGCAACCCTTCAGACAGATTTAGGCACCTGCTGTGGGCTCTCACAATGCCTTGGGCTCTGAACTTTTTCCTCCACCACAACTCCTTACTCTGCCGATGCTTCCTGCATTAGAGCCCTGACCGCAGAGTTATCACTGACTAGTTAAGCTTTGACGTCCTGTGCTGTGCAGTATGATAACCACTAGCTATATGtgcctatttaaatttttttttttttttgtatttttctgaagctgtaaacggggagagacagtcagacagactcccgcatgcgcccgaccgggatccacccggctcgcccaccagggggcgatgctctgcccctccagggcgttgctctgttgtgaccagagccactctagcgcctggggcagtggccaaggagccatccccagcgcccggggccatctttgctccaatggagccttggctgcaggagaggaagagagagacagagaggaaggagagggggaggggtggagaagcagatgggcgcttctgtgtgccctgcccgggaatcaaacccgggacttctgcacgccaggccgacgctctaccactgagccaactggccagggcctgtgcctaTTTAAATTTATGTCAatcaaaattaaactaaattttttgtttctcaGTCACACTAGCTGTGTTTAAGTGCTCAATGGCCATATGTGTATAGTAGCTATATTAGCAAAAATCAGCCCTAGgggtttggctcagtggatatagacAGCGTATggttgtcccaggttcgattccctgtcaagggcacacaggagaagcaaccatctgcttttcttcctttccctttccccttccacagccagtagctcaattggtgccagcatcagcctcaggctctaaggaTAGCTCAGAAGATTGAAACATcaagccccagaagggggttgtgggtcggggtgcatacaggagtctgtctcactatctcccttctctcacttaaaaaaaaatcatagaatatTTTCATAAACAAAGAAAGTTCAATTGAATTAGTAGACTGTTAGCTCCATGAGAACAGGAACTTGACTGTTCTATTCCCTGATGAATTCCCAATACcttttagaacagtgtctggcacatataAGTTCccaataaatattggttgaaaTGTAGAGATGTCTCCCCAGTTAGTCTGGTAGAAAGGCAAGGGCTGGATATGACTCTAGGAACATACCTAGAAAGCCCAGCATGGCCCTCTAAGGTtgtactgaataaatgaataaggagCTGGAACCCATAAGTACAGTAGTGGAATGTCAGCAGTGGAGCTGTGCTGAGCTAATGTGAGCATTTTTAGGAATGAAACTGGCTGAAGATGAAGTATAGCAGAAAGGGCACAGTGTTTGGCGTTCTGAGCCTGCACCCCACCCTCAGCCCCGTAGCTCACTAAGTGTGGGATCTGGGACGCATTGATTAAACTCCCTAAGCCTCAGTGGGGAAAAGGGATTTCATTGCCTACTCAGAAAGTTGAGGAACTGGTAGAAATGAAAACTGTTGGTGCAGAGCCTGGCTCATGGTGGGTTCTCAgcatttctcctctctctgcccctttctgACTTCCTGCAGAGCCTCAGAATAGACTGACTTGGGGctctagccagttagctcagctggttaggaGCGTTGTctagaaacaacaaggttgcaggtctgatcccccgtcagggcacacatgggaagcaaccaaaaaatgcatgactgcctgacatgagaaagcaatcaatgtacaactaaggtgccacaataaagacttgatgcttcttcatctctctccctgtctgtccctctctctgtctctgtcacacaaagaaaaaaagaaaaaagaaggcatgATTAAGtgcaacaaatgcttcccttccccctccgctctctctctcttcctctttttgtctctaaaacaggagtccccaaactacggccaggccctcgggccgcatgcggcctcctgaggccatttatctggctctgctgcacttccggaaggggcacctctttcattggtggtcagtgcggatgcatcctgtgctcctggagtactgtatgtgatgGCACCACAAAGCGCGACGTCgctcgctcacgtacagtactacttccggtgacgcgggacgcatgctccagaagcgtgtcatatcacttgttatggctagcagtgacaaatatggaaccggacattgaccatctcattagccaaaagcaggtccatagttcccattgaaatactggtcaatttgttgatttaaatttacttgttctttattttaaatattgtatttgttcccgttttgttttgtttttttactttaaaataagatatgtgcagtgtgcatagggatttgttcataatattttttatagtccagccctccaatggtctgagggacagtgaactagcccccctgtgtaaaaagtttggggatccctgctctaaaaattaagccctggcaggttggttggagtgttgtcccggaccacagaggttgctggttaaattccctggtcaaggcacatacaggagcagctcaatgttttgttttgtttttttcttttttgtgacagagacagagagggacagacagaagggagaggtgagaagcatcagttcttcattgcggctctttgttgcagctccttagttgttcattgattgctttctcatatgtgccttgaccagggggctacagcagagcaagtgtccctttgctcaagccagcgaccttgggctcactgcagtgaccttgggcttcaagccagtgacctttgggctcaagccagtaaccatggggtcatgtctatgatcccacgctcaagccagcaaccccaaactcaagctagtgagcccgtgctcaagctggcgacctcggggtttccaacctgggtcctctgtgtcccagtccgactctatccactgtgccaacgcctggtcaggcaggagcagctcaatgtttctgtctccctgcctctctcaaaaagaaaaaaaaaaatcccaagaaaGAGTCTGTGCCTAAGTCAGGCTCTAGGGTTGCAGATAGGGGACCTGGCTACCTCCCTCTCTGAGTACCTTTCCTACACAGAGTACAGGGGAGACCCCTGGGATTGGGAGCTAGGGCCCTGAGTGATGTCTATTTGCCTTTCATGCCAGATCTTGTGGTCTGCTGGAGAAGGACTAagtcctcggggtctcgaacttaggtcctctgtgtcccagtccgacactctatccactgtgccatcgcctggtcaggtgaaacagGCTGGTTTGAGAAAGGTGTCCACTGAATGGTGGGCGGGTGGGCGGGTGAGTGGGTGTGTGGATAGATGGACGGATAAATAGACTAATGAATGAATATAAGAACTGTCACCCAGAAGGCTGGATAGGATGTAACcaaagcaaagaagaaatttGCTGCTGGTATCCTCCTGATGCCATTCAGTTCCAGGCTCCTGGAGCCCTAGCCTGGCCCGCCCCATCTGCTTCCTCCCAAACAATGGCCTGTGACAGAGTGGCAGATTTGGGAGAATGTGTAGGGGAAGGGTACAGGAAAGACCAAGGGACTTGGAGAAGGCACTGGGACACAAAAGGGAAATGTGAGAGTCTGGGGACACAGGGTCAGGAACAGGAATGGGAATGGGGAAGGGGGCAAAGAAAGAGGGTGGGTTGGGGGAAGAGGCCAGACACAAGGTGGAAGAGGAACAGAGGAGAGTGGATTCTGGGGAACACAGTAGAGTAGCCTGCAGGAGGCTCTCAGTAAGTGTGGAGGGATGAAGTGAAGGAAATGGATCAAGACTTCAGAACACAAAGTTCAGGCACATCACGCATCCTCTGCCCATTAGTGTCCCACCCCTCCAGATCCCTGTCCTTACCAGGAACACGCCATGGGCATACAAATGGATCCCCAGCTGGATACCATTGACAATCTTCTCCCGAGCCCACTTGGGGATCCCAAAGTTGGCAATCAGGGCCATGACAGGGACTGCAAAGAACCTGAAGTGGAGGAATTGGGTTGGTACAGACACTGCCCCATGTCTTCCACCTACCCCCTGACCCCAACTCCCCTaccctacacacacacaggctccaGGTGGGTCCCAATCTGGAAGGAAATTATGTTACCTTCCAAAGCCAGAAGTTAAAGGGAGGCAAGATTCCCACTGACCTGGGAAACTCAGGGGGTCAAGGACTAGTTGACTTAAACTCTGTTCTATCCCACCCCACATGCTGATACCTGATAGAAAAACCAATAAATACCTGATGGATGAATTAACATATGATAATAGTAACTGAGGGCCTACTGCATGCCAGATGTctgtaagcattttttttttaagattttacttattgatttttttagagagaggacagaaaggggatggggaggcaggaagcatcaacttgcagtttttgctttttacatgtgccttgacagggggcaagcctgggttttgaagCAGCAAtctcagcataccaggtcgaagctctatcccttatgccagcacaggtcaggcactaagcATTTTACAAATATGAACTTAttgaactttcattttttttttttttcacttttccaaagctggaaacggggaggcagtcagacagactcccgcatgcgcccgaccgggatctacccagcatgcccaccagggggcgatgttctgcccctctggggcatcgctctgttgcatccagagccattctagcgcctgaggcagaggccacagagccatccccagcgcccaggccatctttgctccaatggagccttggctgcaggaggggaagagagagacagagaggaaggagaggggtaggggtggagaagcagatgggcgcttctcctgtatgccctggccgggaatcaaacccgggactcctgcacgccaggccaacgctctaccgctgagccaactggccagggcctgaacttatTGAACTTTCAGAGTGACTCTGAGGCAGGTACAATTTCCACCTCCATTAAAAAgatgaggagcctgaccaggcagtggctcagtggatagagtattggcctgggaaactgaggacccaggttcaaaatcccaagtttgccggcttgagcgtgggctcaccaacttgagcagcGGGTCAtggtcttgagcgtgggatcgtagacatgaccccatggtcactggcttgagcccaaagatcgctggcttgaagcccaaggtcgctggcttgagcccaaggtcattggctcggctggggccctccaagtcaaggcacatacaagaaagcaatcaatgaacaactaaggtgccacaatgaagaattgatgcttctcatctctctcctgtctgtccctgtctgtccatctctctcactaagaaaaaaaaaaaagatgaggaaaatgaggcagaAGTTAATTGACGTGTGTGAAGTCACACATGGACATACTAGGGGCCCAGCACATCTCACCAGAGGGTGTAGGCAGCAAAGAAGGGCACATAAAAGGGCTGCTTCTCCGGGAAGTGGCGCAAGGAGACAAGCACAGCATAGCAGAACCACACGTAAGCCGCCACCTGCAGCCCGATGAGCCCGTAGCCTGCCGGCGACTCATACGTGTACAGTACCTGGCCCGGGTCAAAGAACTGACCCAAGGAAAAGGGTTCATCATAGCCCTGGCTTCCTGCATTCCTGCCCTCCACTCCCCGGGGTGCCCCAGGGGACAGAGATACTTAGGACAGAAGCAACAGAAGAGCAAGGAACAGGACAGAAGCATAGAAAGGTAGAGAAGGTAACAAAGATAGGAAGAGAATACATCTACCATGGGCCCCACAAGGGTAAACTTTCCATCTGCTTCAATTCTATGAGGTAGGTCTTATGATCACCCCACTTCACAGAGGGGGAAACTAAGGCTAAGACAGACCCCCCTTTTGGCTGAAGCCAAAGCCAAGGTAATATAAAGCCTTAGAGGAGCCCTTGGGGTAGGTAAGACCTTCCTAATTTTTCAGAGGAGAAAACAGGCCCAAAGAGGGGGGCCATCACACACACTCAGCCAGCTGGGAAGTGGGCAAACCACAGTGGAATTCAGG
It includes:
- the TMEM145 gene encoding transmembrane protein 145 isoform X1, coding for MEPPRAPALRRLLPPLLLLLLLLPLIPSARAKYVRGNLSSKEDWVFLTRFCFLSDYGRLDFRFRYPEAKCCQNILLYFDDPSQWPAVYKAGDKDCLAKESVIRPENNQVINLTTQYAWSGCQVVSEEGTRYLSCSSGRSFRSVRERWWYIALSKCGGDGLQLEYEMVLTNGKSFWTRHFSADEFGILETDVTFLLIFILIFVLSCYFGYLLKSRQLLHTTYKMFMAAAGVEVLSLLFFCIYWGQYATDGIGNESLKILAKLLFSSSFLIFLLMLILLGKGFTVTRGRISHSGSVKLSVYMTLYTLTHVVLLIYEAKVLCSPCHGPDCQLWDPQVGSGEDCQWYPAGDPFVCPWRVPDHDAPLSGQQELPLPRAHLADCLGLCPRPRTERIRGQGIPATRLWERDVHQRLGAQLHGALLHPPARLLRREAGGGDGGGGGGGPKGPRGDQGRARRGLPAPSRSVPQGGRPELGWLDAALPAVGAPDGVAAHRLHRILQHAHGRGHRTPGLTPLSTLAPWAARRALAGLWTPALSRPQARPSQAFPTFPTPRAQVGVRGVLLLPLPPPPTLVPNGPAGAALPVPSLSPCPERLRILGSRCSVTSGPLAPSETSDPVGSRNQRGSPGPCLWDAPGQLRDPVPLLPGRIL